The following are encoded in a window of Musa acuminata AAA Group cultivar baxijiao unplaced genomic scaffold, Cavendish_Baxijiao_AAA HiC_scaffold_71, whole genome shotgun sequence genomic DNA:
- the LOC135654663 gene encoding uncharacterized protein LOC135654663 isoform X2, with protein MPRTSALECPGCPPLRALTTDVLGLVKVVEAHGKTGIPKVVETWGQPNASSCVLAASYSDHKTDPLLAVARKNGLVECLNPINGEALGITKIDQPLSLDGSLNDDHVVGLHLFKTKGIDVPSRSVSLLTCLEKGNACLRSIPVGDAPENSTTASHITWNVCSSGKIICSSVDKSENYALFGGNGIELNMWDLGKCSKIWSAKSPPNRLGIFSPTWFTAATFLSEDDHRKVVAGTINHQVRLYDTSAQRRPIISVDFRESPIKAVCEDLDGYTVYIGNGSGDLASFDMRTGKLMGCFIGKCSGSIRSIARHPELPVIASCGLDSSLRVWDAKTRQLLSAVFLKQHLTNVVIDSHFSDEGKICHVHRGLNFWW; from the exons ATGCCACGAACAAGTGCATTGGAGTGCCCTGGATGCCCACCTTTGAGAGCCTTGACGACTGACGTGCTCGgtcttgtaaaag TTGTCGAAGCTCATGGAAAGACTGGAATTCCAAAGGTGGTAGAAACATGGGGGCAGCCAAATGCTTCATCTTGTGTCCTTGCTGCTTCTTATTCTGATCACAAAACTGATCCG CTTTTGGCTGTTGCTCGCAAGAATGGTTTG GTTGAGTGTCTAAATCCTATTAATGGAGAGGCTTTGGGCATCACTAAGATCGATCAACCCTTATCACTGGATGGCTCTCTTAATGATGATCATGTTGTTGGATTGCATCTCTTCAAAACTAAAGGAATCGATGTTCCATCAAG GTCAGTTTCATTACTTACCTGTCTGGAAAAGGGTAATGCTTGCTTGAGGTCCATTCCCGTCGGTGATGCGCCAGAAAACTCAACTACTGCTTCTCATATTACATGGAATGTATGCTCTTCTGGTAAAATAATATGTTCTTCAGTGGATAAAAGTGAGAATTATGCCTTATTTGGAGG GAATGGCATTGAATTGAACATGTGGGATCTTGGAAAATGCAGTAAGATCTGGAGTGCAAAATCT CCTCCTAATAGACTTGGTATATTCTCTCCAACTTGGTTTACTGCTGCAACTTTTCTGAGTGAAGATGACCATAGAAAAGTTGTGGCTGGCACGATCAATCATCAG GTTCGTCTTTATGACACTTCAGCACAGAGGAGACCTATAATTTCAGTCGACTTTAGAGAATCTCCAATTAAAGCAGTTTGTGAAGATCTAGATGGCTATACAGTCTATATAGGCAATGGTTCTGGGGATCTTGCTTCATTTGATATGAGAACAG GAAAACTGATGGGATGCTTTATTGGTAAGTGCTCTGGAAGCATCAGATCTATAGCGAGACATCCAGAACTTCCCGTGATAGCATCTTGTG GATTGGACAGCTCTTTGCGTGTGTGGGATGCAAAGACGAGACAACTTCTATCTGCG gttttccTCAAGCAACATCTAACAAATGTGGTGATCGATTCACATTTCTCAGACGAAG GAAAGATCTGTCATGTTCATCGGGGCCTGAACTTCTGGTGGTGA
- the LOC135654663 gene encoding uncharacterized protein LOC135654663 isoform X1 gives MPRTSALECPGCPPLRALTTDVLGLVKVVEAHGKTGIPKVVETWGQPNASSCVLAASYSDHKTDPLLAVARKNGLVECLNPINGEALGITKIDQPLSLDGSLNDDHVVGLHLFKTKGIDVPSRSVSLLTCLEKGNACLRSIPVGDAPENSTTASHITWNVCSSGKIICSSVDKSENYALFGGNGIELNMWDLGKCSKIWSAKSPPNRLGIFSPTWFTAATFLSEDDHRKVVAGTINHQVRLYDTSAQRRPIISVDFRESPIKAVCEDLDGYTVYIGNGSGDLASFDMRTGKLMGCFIGKCSGSIRSIARHPELPVIASCGLDSSLRVWDAKTRQLLSAVFLKQHLTNVVIDSHFSDEGSNGNTCDQQADLQVCDDTETVDNDELPISSGKKASKRKRVGKVK, from the exons ATGCCACGAACAAGTGCATTGGAGTGCCCTGGATGCCCACCTTTGAGAGCCTTGACGACTGACGTGCTCGgtcttgtaaaag TTGTCGAAGCTCATGGAAAGACTGGAATTCCAAAGGTGGTAGAAACATGGGGGCAGCCAAATGCTTCATCTTGTGTCCTTGCTGCTTCTTATTCTGATCACAAAACTGATCCG CTTTTGGCTGTTGCTCGCAAGAATGGTTTG GTTGAGTGTCTAAATCCTATTAATGGAGAGGCTTTGGGCATCACTAAGATCGATCAACCCTTATCACTGGATGGCTCTCTTAATGATGATCATGTTGTTGGATTGCATCTCTTCAAAACTAAAGGAATCGATGTTCCATCAAG GTCAGTTTCATTACTTACCTGTCTGGAAAAGGGTAATGCTTGCTTGAGGTCCATTCCCGTCGGTGATGCGCCAGAAAACTCAACTACTGCTTCTCATATTACATGGAATGTATGCTCTTCTGGTAAAATAATATGTTCTTCAGTGGATAAAAGTGAGAATTATGCCTTATTTGGAGG GAATGGCATTGAATTGAACATGTGGGATCTTGGAAAATGCAGTAAGATCTGGAGTGCAAAATCT CCTCCTAATAGACTTGGTATATTCTCTCCAACTTGGTTTACTGCTGCAACTTTTCTGAGTGAAGATGACCATAGAAAAGTTGTGGCTGGCACGATCAATCATCAG GTTCGTCTTTATGACACTTCAGCACAGAGGAGACCTATAATTTCAGTCGACTTTAGAGAATCTCCAATTAAAGCAGTTTGTGAAGATCTAGATGGCTATACAGTCTATATAGGCAATGGTTCTGGGGATCTTGCTTCATTTGATATGAGAACAG GAAAACTGATGGGATGCTTTATTGGTAAGTGCTCTGGAAGCATCAGATCTATAGCGAGACATCCAGAACTTCCCGTGATAGCATCTTGTG GATTGGACAGCTCTTTGCGTGTGTGGGATGCAAAGACGAGACAACTTCTATCTGCG gttttccTCAAGCAACATCTAACAAATGTGGTGATCGATTCACATTTCTCAGACGAAG GTTCCAATGGCAATACTTGTGATCAACAAGCTGATCTACAAGTATGCGATGATACTGAAACCGTAGATAATGATGAATTGCCAATCTCTAGCGGTAAGAAAGCATCTAAAAGGAAGAGAGTTGGTAAAGTCAAGTAG
- the LOC135654663 gene encoding uncharacterized protein LOC135654663 isoform X3, producing the protein MPRTSALECPGCPPLRALTTDVLGLVKVVEAHGKTGIPKVVETWGQPNASSCVLAASYSDHKTDPLLAVARKNGLVECLNPINGEALGITKIDQPLSLDGSLNDDHVVGLHLFKTKGIDVPSRSVSLLTCLEKGNACLRSIPVGDAPENSTTASHITWNVCSSGKIICSSVDKSENYALFGGNGIELNMWDLGKCSKIWSAKSPPNRLGIFSPTWFTAATFLSEDDHRKVVAGTINHQVRLYDTSAQRRPIISVDFRESPIKAVCEDLDGYTVYIGNGSGDLASFDMRTGKLMGCFIGKCSGSIRSIARHPELPVIASCGLDSSLRVWDAKTRQLLSAVFLKQHLTNVVIDSHFSDEGES; encoded by the exons ATGCCACGAACAAGTGCATTGGAGTGCCCTGGATGCCCACCTTTGAGAGCCTTGACGACTGACGTGCTCGgtcttgtaaaag TTGTCGAAGCTCATGGAAAGACTGGAATTCCAAAGGTGGTAGAAACATGGGGGCAGCCAAATGCTTCATCTTGTGTCCTTGCTGCTTCTTATTCTGATCACAAAACTGATCCG CTTTTGGCTGTTGCTCGCAAGAATGGTTTG GTTGAGTGTCTAAATCCTATTAATGGAGAGGCTTTGGGCATCACTAAGATCGATCAACCCTTATCACTGGATGGCTCTCTTAATGATGATCATGTTGTTGGATTGCATCTCTTCAAAACTAAAGGAATCGATGTTCCATCAAG GTCAGTTTCATTACTTACCTGTCTGGAAAAGGGTAATGCTTGCTTGAGGTCCATTCCCGTCGGTGATGCGCCAGAAAACTCAACTACTGCTTCTCATATTACATGGAATGTATGCTCTTCTGGTAAAATAATATGTTCTTCAGTGGATAAAAGTGAGAATTATGCCTTATTTGGAGG GAATGGCATTGAATTGAACATGTGGGATCTTGGAAAATGCAGTAAGATCTGGAGTGCAAAATCT CCTCCTAATAGACTTGGTATATTCTCTCCAACTTGGTTTACTGCTGCAACTTTTCTGAGTGAAGATGACCATAGAAAAGTTGTGGCTGGCACGATCAATCATCAG GTTCGTCTTTATGACACTTCAGCACAGAGGAGACCTATAATTTCAGTCGACTTTAGAGAATCTCCAATTAAAGCAGTTTGTGAAGATCTAGATGGCTATACAGTCTATATAGGCAATGGTTCTGGGGATCTTGCTTCATTTGATATGAGAACAG GAAAACTGATGGGATGCTTTATTGGTAAGTGCTCTGGAAGCATCAGATCTATAGCGAGACATCCAGAACTTCCCGTGATAGCATCTTGTG GATTGGACAGCTCTTTGCGTGTGTGGGATGCAAAGACGAGACAACTTCTATCTGCG gttttccTCAAGCAACATCTAACAAATGTGGTGATCGATTCACATTTCTCAGACGAAG